The following proteins are co-located in the Solanum pennellii chromosome 1, SPENNV200 genome:
- the LOC107004742 gene encoding extensin-3-like → MESLGKLGKWSFLTVALTICLVASTVVADYSYEYTSPSPSHNSNKYYKSPSPSNYHVPTPYYKKPYPSHYYYKSPAPSKHTYYKSPSPAKYYKSHVPSKHYYYKSPIVTKYYKSRVPSKHYYKSPVATKYNYKSPTPSKHYYKSPVPSKYYYKSPSPAKYYKSPSPTKYYKSPIPSTNYYYKSPSPTKYYKSPTPSKYYKSPSPTKYYKSPVYYKSPPPPPKYYEKPPTYYNSPPPPYYQESTPSYKSSPPPPKTYEQSPTYYSPPPPPKYYKSPVYYKSPPPPPKYYEKPPTYYNSPPPPYYQESTPSYKSSPPPPKTYEQSPTYYSPPPPPYYKETPTYASPPPPVKHEEPVTFASPPPPEKYEVPPTYASPPPPSPSPPPPTYY, encoded by the exons ATGGAAAGCTTAGGGAAGTTGGGGAAATGGTCTTTTCTAACAGTTGCTTTGACAATTTGCTTAGTAGCCAGCACTGTTGTTGCTGATTACTCTTATGAGTATACTTCACCCTCACCTTCTCACAACTCTAACAAGTACTACAAATCACCATCTCCTTCCAACTATCATGTGCCCACTCCTTATTACAAGAAGCCTTATCCATCACACTATTACTATAAATCACCAGCACCTTCAAAGCACACTTATTACAAATCGCCATCACCAGCAAAATATTACAAGTCACATGTTCCTTCAAAGCATTATTACTACAAGTCACCCATTGTAACCAAGTATTACAAGTCACGTGTTCCTTCAAAGCACTACTACAAGTCACCTGTTGCAACAAAGTATAACTACAAGTCCCCAACTCCTTCAAAACATTATTACAAATCACCCGTTCCTTCTAAGTATTACTACAAGTCCCCATCGCCCGCAAAGTACTACAAGTCCCCATCTCCGACAAAGTACTACAAGTCACCTATTCCATCAACAAACTATTATTACAAATCACCATCTCcaacaaaatattacaaatcaCCCACTCCATCTAAATACTACAAGTCACCTTCACCAACAAAATATTACAAGTCACCAGTTTACTACAAGtcacctccacctccaccaAAATACTACGAGAAACCACCAACTTATTACAATTCTCCACCTCCACCATACTACCAAGAATCTACACCTTCCTATAAATCTTCTCCACCTCCCCCAAAGACCTATGAACAATCACCTACATACTACtcacctccaccaccacc AAAATATTACAAGTCACCAGTTTACTACAAGtcacctccacctccaccaAAATACTACGAGAAACCACCAACTTATTACAATTCTCCACCTCCACCATACTACCAAGAATCTACACCTTCCTATAAATCTTCTCCACCTCCTCCAAAGACCTATGAACAATCACCTACATACTACtcacctccaccaccaccaTACTACAAAGAAACACCAACCTATGCCTCCCCGCCACCACCTGTGAAGCACGAGGAACCTGTCACCTTTGCTTCACCGCCGCCACCTGAGAAGTACGAGGTTCCTCCCACCTATGCTTCACCTCCACCCCCATCACCATCTCCCCCACCACCAACCTATTACTAG